The DNA region gaTGCTGCCTATTTTACTTCCCATTTTTACCTCACATTTTCCTCATTAATTATATTCTCTAATTTAATATAGAATTCTATTCTACCGTATATACTATtcatttcttaattaattaattaattattgttaTTTTCTTCTTCATATTTCATTTTGTAATTAGGCAACCCATTTAATTATATGCCTTATAAAATTAATCAACTCTTTCCTTTATAATATCTCTCAAAATCCTAAAACATGACTTTTCTCTTTCATCAATGCTCCATGCTATTTTCCTTCATCTACCATTCCATACTTTTCTCCTCCTACACGCTTTTCCTTCTTACCTCACTGGTAatatttctttcttatttttttttatctttctaaaAAGAATATGAATTTGagattttttctattcacacaaCTCAAATTAGAATGCTAAAAGAAActtagaaaactaaattttaaattcaacaatattcttaaatgatttaataattttatcaattaaaaaatatttattatcaaattttaaatataaaattttaattattaattttatattaaaaaatctaaaaaactaaattttatataaaaatttattttttaaaattaacattttattttattttttaaataaactcATAGATGGTCTGAAGTCTGAATAAAGTAAAAGAAtcatttttaatataatattatagGACTAAAATTTTTTTTCCTCCAGCGTTAAGGAACCTTGCTATTAACCTGAATATatggttaattttaattttctgatGATTAAGAgataaatttattgattaaaatgaTGGTGAGTGTGTAATATTTTTagagagattttttttcaaatcagACAATCAACTATGTAATATTGGATTTTTAGGCCGTCCATCATACGTACTTTTAAATTTATTCCGATGAgggatgaaaattttttatagaaTTGATCAACCTAAATTCAATATTATCGTATTCTTTATTTTCTTCAGAGTgtaatattaattattatttttaactgTTAACAGCGATTATTCAGAAAATCGGATATTGTTTAAATATTCCTGAGAGGCTGGCAATTCAAGTGGAGTCTACCTAAGTCGTCCATCAATAACAATTGTTTAGTTTGCTAGCAACTCAACCTATCGATATGTCTATGAATGAACCATTCTAGGTTAGGCATGGGCAACCCCTACGGATGAATCAACCATTCTAGGTTAGGCATGGGCAACCCCTACGGGTTAATGTAGTTAGTAATTACGTCGATGGTTTTTTAGTAGAGTTGGGATTAATTTTTAAcggatataaaataatttattggtGTCTGATTTTTCTTATATAAAGGATCATTGTAttaagataaaaatatttttcataatttatctGTCTGTATCTAATCGAGAGAAGATAATACTGGACCGACTGAGATGAACATTATCACCCAATAAATTTAGGAATGAGCTAAGAAATGAATCAGCTCTAATCATATTATATTTGACTGAATTATTTCCAATAGGCTCATATTAACCAATTATTCCCCGTGTTGCACGAGAGGGCCATGTTGAGCCGCCCTAGGTGCCCATGAATTATACGATTGAGAGcacaacaaagaaaataaaaatgtaagGAAGGAAAGTTGCTTTCTGTTCAATTTAAACGAATGAAATGAGTAATACAGAGGACTATAAACGAGTCGAGCAGAGTTTTGGAgtgtttaaacttatttgataaggtaattgaGTTAAATCGAACCAAACTTAAAATGAACAAAGCTTTTAATATGATTATTTAAACTcggcttagtttattttttaggagcttgagcttgtttgaaattTGGCTTAAGCTTGAtttgtttaaatgttatcaagctctcaatgtaaacttggcttgaacttggttcgagtttgattcgtttagatattatcgaactcTCAACTAAAGTTTATTTGATTATCTGAAACTTTTACTTATTTGATTGGATATTGAGtttcataatttaaatttatttatttattatattttttatttatttaatatattgataaaaaatttattaatgaacacgattcatgaatattgttcacgaacgttattcataaatattaataaattaaatacatatatatatattcaaatttatttatttaatttaataaattatttaaatttatttatttaattaatcttatatatattaaataaatataaataaaattttatcaagCCGAACAAAGTTAACAATTAGAGTGTAATACATTCGTTTTATGAAATAAACATCAAAAAAAgatcctaaattttttaaatcCATGGCCTTGAAAAGGTCCAAGCCCGTCGAACATGTGTCCAACGACAATTGGGTAGGTGGTGCTTGCGGTTGGAAAATAAATATTctgaaatattaaaataataatttgtagataaatgttttaaaaaataagatcAACTTAACaagattataaattttaaattattttatagcgTAAAAAATGATAATGTAAAAAACTTATAGTAGAAATATTTAACATTCAAATATTTGCAATGATAAGAACCACCAAGAGCCTTTTCCAATCACGTGGGCCAGGCTTGGCCTAACTTTGTCGCGAGCTAGGTGGGACACAAATTTTACAACCATCATCCATAAACTATAAATTAAAAAGGACAGatatatatgaatataaataaaaatatgaagaaaatgAATGGTAAGACGATAAGGTAATTGATTTTGTATAAATTATATGCATCCAGTCTAAATATGGAAGAGATGACACCGGTAACAATGACTTGATTGTTGCTGGAATaagattttgtatttttttaaaaaaaagtttctttttatCCTGTATGtattaaaatgaataaataaaatatcaaTACCTAAAAATGAATTTTGGAcggatgaataaaaaaaaaaaaaagaaatgtacGTACGAAAATAAATCTAatattgaaaaatatattttatcacACCACTTCTTATAACCACTATAATTATAAGACGATAAAGaatattaaaagttattgaaTAATGGAAAATGTACCACCCGTGCAATAATTATCTGAGAAATTTTTCCTTACCCACATGTATACCTCTTTTATCATTTATAGTTTATGTCATTAATAAGGTAGTTAAAGGCATATGCTGTCATAAGTGGTCGGCTGATGAGAAAGATGATagtccccgaggaaggttccaaaagaatattccctgacatatgaTTGTCATTCTGACAGATTGTTAGGATTCTTTGGTTATATTATCTGCTGAGTATATTTCGGTCGGGCTATAAGGTCGGTCGTCTTTATATCAGTCCTCACATTAAGTTGCTTGGTTATGTACTAAATGGTATTAGCAATCCATTCGGAGAATAATATAATACCTTGGGCATGCTAGAAATCTATTAGAAAAGCAATATGATAATCTATGCGTGCTGAAATCTATTTGGGAAGCAATATAAAACTAACCctatgtttgggaggaggtgagtaaaGGGGAGGGAAGGGTAAACATAgggaaaaagaatttttatacTTGTTTGGGAGAGAGTGAGTCATGGaggggaaggggagagaagggtaaAGCTTCCCCTTGCATGCTCGGGAATAAGCGAAATTTCTTACACCCCAATTTGGAGTGTaaggaaggggaagaagaaattattccaattttatccttttttattttttcacatgcagatttattaaaaaaataaaaggatatttttataaatttatatatttaatcatCATTTCCATCCCTTTACTCTCAAATGAACTTTCCCTCCCTTTCAAACAAGGGTAAGATAGATATATTActttcccttccccttcctttCCCTCCTTTCCccttccattaatgaaccttGCCTAAGCGTCTCAAGCCGGATCAACTTTTTTTTCTAACTTGGTGTGTAAGTGCCTCAAGCTTGAGTTATGGGGCCACCTAATCTTGTCTATTTCTATTACCGAACAGATACACAAGGACATTGTCATGTAAAAATTCATAGGAATGACCAGTAATATAGGGTCAACCGAGCGTGTGTCTAGAGGCTTAGACCTATAGTCAATCGGTTGTGAGGTGGATCTAGCATCCTTTAAATTCAGTCGTTTATTGAATGATCAGATATGCTAGTTTTTCAATTCAAGAGTAAAGTATTAAACCTTCTATGTCTGACTAACTTAAGGGCCGATTTACCGTATTATGAACCATTTGTAATCCATTTAGGATGACATTACGAGCCTTAATGATGGACGAATAATAAAGCTAGTCATACATCCCGTATCATATATGATTTTGtataatgtttttttttcatttttattttaaacttactgGTCATCATTCTCCACATTAAAGAGCTCACTCTGCTCTTTGTGTTACAGCAAACCTTtcattctccttttttttttccttcttcgttGGATTGAATCATACATAGCGAGCGATGGCGAATCCACGATGGAAATTGCAGAGAGACGGACATGATTCCGCGATTTGGGCTATCAAAATCTCATTTTGGTTCCTCAGCATCCTCTCTTTCGGCGGCGCCGCCAGAGCCGCCGTCCCTGCCACCGCAGGTGCCCTCTACTCCGCCCTCCCCGGCCTCTGGGCGTCCCTCCGCTACTTGCTCGAGCCACCGTGCCTCTTCATCGCTGTCCATTTCATGATCCTCGTCATTTGGAAGCTCTCCAACCAGAAGCAGCAGCGCGAGCAATGGTCCGCGGAGGAGCCCGGAGGCGATCCTAAAAAGATCAAACCTTTCGACTGTTCCCATTCTTACGAGCTCATCCGGAATCCATCTCCGGTAATATGTTTCCACGAGATCCCTCTCTCTCCATCGACGGAGGCGATTTCGTCTCCTGACCCCGCGGAATCCACCTCCTCGTCCGACATTTCTTGCCTGACGACGGATTCCGTCGAAAGGTCCACCGCCTCGTCGGCGTTCTCGGTGAAGAAAATCGCGGagccagatttcgagaaatgcgTTACGGAGGAGGAAGACGAAGAGTTGGCGGCGGCGCTGGCGACGGCAGGAATAGAAAACATCTCGATGGAGATGACTTGGAAGGCGATAATGCAGAAATCATCTCTAGCATCTccctcgccgccgccgccgccgccgtcttCTTCGCTAGGTCAGGACGATTTAACCCAGCGATTCGACGATTTCATCAAGAAAAACTACGAGCAGATCCGACTCCGGCTGTAATTCGACAGTGCGAGCACTAATCTCTGATGCTAAAAATCCGTTTTTTAAGGTAAATCACAGACTGCCCGTCTTTTCCTCCTTCCGCTGCTGAACCTATACAATCAATTGTATGCCTACTGTTTTCCTCTCCGCTAGCTTTCATTTGAATTCTAAGCATTCAAATTTCAAATCGATTGCCTCTTTCATAGTTTATCTTTTCTGCTTCTGCTTGTGTTTGTTTACTTATGCATTGTGGTGGCACTCCATTTACAGGTGCTTCTTCAAATGCTGGCCCTCCCTTTTGATTTGGTGTTGATGATAAGGCTCGCTTCTGATAGTGCTTTACAGTTCACGTGGATACAGTCTCTGTATATTTGTTTGTTCACTGTTTGTCAACAAGAACATCAaatcatatatttatttattaaggtCTAGTTTGTATGGTCTCGTAGTAAATCACAAGACTTATTTAGCATTAGTTCTTCGGGTGCTAATTGACTTGTGGGCCTTTAAAAAGATTATTCACAAAAAAAGAATGGTTCATCGAGACAGAATATTAGAGCTTTTGCTCTAACCTTTTGATTATGAATCCACTGTCGGTTAATTGAATTCTTCAGTTAATTCGCTTATTATACATCATTAGGAAAGAAACAAATAGTAAAAGTGTAATTTGGAATAAATTAATTATCTTTCCAAATTAACTCGTTCAAAATCCAAATTGATTCTTTCCTCCGCCGGGAAACGAGTTCAGTGGGGGAAACGACTCTTGTGGGAGAGACTGTGTCGTACTTGTCGTTTCTCAAGGTTCCGTTTCCAAAAAGCAACGAGGAGATTCTATTTACGGGTTGGTGTGCATTCTTCCGCTTCGTTGAACTCGGAGTTGAAAGAGCGGCGAAGGCGGCGGAAAGTTAGGTTACATTTCGAATCTCTTCTTgctgttttcttctagttttcaGTAGGATGGCGTCGGAGTTTGCGTGAGAATACCCTTGATAACAGGAAGATCTGAAGCTTAATCCGTTTGATCTCTAGAAGGCGAAGATCCTTCATTTGTTGTCTGGAGCctttttgtttttagaaaaatgATCCAATTTGATGATTTCTAACGCGTGTTTGCTCTTCGCACATTGTGGTCTTGATCTTTCATTAGGTCTTTTGGTTGTTGTATTGTGTCTGGCTGGACAGATGGCGAACATCGACATCGAGGGGCTTTTGAAGGAGTTGCCTAACGATGGGCGCGTACCGAAGACGAAGATAGTGTGCACGCTGGGGCCATCGTCGAGGTCGGTGCCGATGTTGGAGAAGTTGCTGAGAGCGGGCATGAACGTAGCCAGGTTCAACTTCTCCCATGGAACACATGAGTACCACCAGGAGACCCTAGACAACCTCAAGATTGCCATGCAGAACACACAGATCCTCTCTGCCGTCATGCTGGATACCAAGGTCGCTATCTGCTTTGACAATGTTTTAGTGTTGGTTTGTTGTTTATTTATTGAGTTCGTATGAAGAACAGAACTATAGTATTTTAAAGAATTGTCTCTATTGATGTTATTTCTACGAAGAATCATCTTTAGCATCAGATCGTTGTTGCATATGCTAGCTGTTTGTTTTTCCACTATAACAACCACAATCAGGTTTTCCAAACTATTTGTGTCTCTCACAGGGATGAGAACTTAAGGTTAAGGTGCCTAGCTTTTGCTAAATTAAAGTTCAAACTTGTATCTGCTTCCTTGAGCCATGGGTGTTTTTTAGTATAATTTCTTTCTCAAGTTCGAACtgctcattttttatgtgatgtTTGGATGCTTATTTTAGGTTCTCATTTTCCTACTCTGTAGGTTTCGTTTTTGACCTTGCTTCTATAAATCTTATAGAGATTGCATAAATCATTCATGGAGGAAAATCTTATAGAGAACTTTCATGATAACTGCGTAAACTACAAATGAAGCTAAGTCCTCTTCCTGTTTTCTTGGGAAAGAAACCTCCAGCCAGTCTGTCAAGCCTGTAGTATTCTAGAATTGCTATGACGAGTTTAGGTTGGTTATTGACCAACTGAAGGGAGAAACATGGCAGAGACTAAAGCAGATGCAAGGAAGCCACGTTGAAGTACCTATTGGTATGGAACACCGGTTGGCATAGTATTGCAGATATGAGTTTCCTCATTTGCTGGCGACACTGGTTTGATGGATTCCATGGAGTGTTTGAGACTTGTTGCCACTGCATGAGGTGAAATAGTCAATCATCCATGTGCAAACATAACCCTTTGAGCATATACAAGTTAGCATCTATTGGCATATAGTTCCAATAATTATTAGAGGCTAGGGAATACACCAAGATGTTAGAATAATGAATTACTAGTTAAAGATTTCATTATAAATATCAGAACTCACACGCAGATTATTCAGTGTTTACTCCACATATGCCACTATGATTGAGATATTATTAGTAGTACATCCCTTCTGAGACATCatttataaattagattttcATGGGTCATTGAAGTTAGGCACTTTTATGAGAGCTTTGCTTGCATCTTTTATCTCACTGTCAGTGACTAAACTATCAGACCATTACTGTTTCTTTTAGCATTGCTTGGAAGATTTTGTTAACTCTATTCTGCAGAATTGTTTTTTTTCCTCATGTTATAATCACCTTTTATGTTATTGTGTAATCATAGGGCCCTGAGATCCGCACAGGTTTCCTTAAGGATGGAAAGCCAATCAAACTAAAGGAGGGTCAGGAAATTACCATCACTACTGATTACAGCATCAAGGGCGATGAAAACATGATATCTATGAGTTACAAAAAGCTTCCTGTCGATCTAAAACCCGGAAATATTATCTTGTGCTCTGATGGTACCATAACCTTGACCGTCCTATCATGTGATCCAGAAGCTGGAACTGTGAAATGCTGCTGTCAGAATTCTGCAACTTTAGGTGAGAGGAAGAACGTCAATCTTCCAGGTGTGGTTGTTGATCTCCCAACCTTAACAGACAAAGATAAGGAAGACATCATGGGATGGGGTGTGCCAAACAACATTGATATGATTGCTGTGTCATTTGTGCGCAAAGGTTCAGATCTTGTCACCGTTCGGCAATTTCTCGGGCCACATGCAAAGAGCATAAAGCTTATGTCTAAGGTCAGTATTTCTTTAGAGCTACCATATTTAAATTCCATAAGCACAATGATGTGCTCAGGAAACTTGTCCAGATCATCTAATACCAATTTCATGATGGTTGTGCCTTCCTACTATTTGATTTTATGTGAAGACCGGGTGAATGTTTTGGCTGTTGTGTTGGTATATGATGCATTATTTATGAACAGAAACCAATAAACATGTTAATAACTATCTTATTACATCTCAACGAAATGTTACCATAGACAATATAGGAACTCAGCCATATAATAAATTAGGATTCATGTTTGAGGAGTGCATTGGTGTGCCATTATGTTCACATGACCAATTCCCAATTCATAAGTCTTATTATTTGCCTACTAAATTTCATCAATGACCATGATTGGTTTGGTGGAAATTTTTTTGTGATTTCCTGTGGTGTCAGTAATTATTTAGCACTAAAGGATTGCTTTCTGAGTTATTGTTGTTTCTTGTTATAGTTAAAATCATAGATGTTGCCTAGTATGGCATATGTCTGGATGTGTATATTTATATTGTGTTCATTAGGTTCCTTGTGCTTTGAACTCCTTGAGCAACGGAGGGTCCTTAAAACTGATGCTAATGATACTTTAAGTTCAATGTGAAAACTTTATggcttagtttttctttgtacaCAATTGTCATCGACAGACCATCAGACTTTCTAATTATTTGTTCCTTGTTTCCCTACAAAGGTTGAGAACCAAGAAGGCGTCATAAACTTTGACGAAATCCT from Zingiber officinale cultivar Zhangliang chromosome 4B, Zo_v1.1, whole genome shotgun sequence includes:
- the LOC121974715 gene encoding uncharacterized protein LOC121974715 — protein: MANPRWKLQRDGHDSAIWAIKISFWFLSILSFGGAARAAVPATAGALYSALPGLWASLRYLLEPPCLFIAVHFMILVIWKLSNQKQQREQWSAEEPGGDPKKIKPFDCSHSYELIRNPSPVICFHEIPLSPSTEAISSPDPAESTSSSDISCLTTDSVERSTASSAFSVKKIAEPDFEKCVTEEEDEELAAALATAGIENISMEMTWKAIMQKSSLASPSPPPPPPSSSLGQDDLTQRFDDFIKKNYEQIRLRL